GAATCGGGACTCACATGGATTTCCGTGTTTGCAGCGACGGCTCCGTTGCTTGGCCTTTTGGGTACGGTGATGGGTATGATCGAACTCTTTGACGTGATTACGATGCATGGTACTTCTGACCCGAAGCTTTTGGCGGGTGGCATTTCGATTGCTCTCGTGACGACTGAAGCGGGCCTTATCGTAGCGATTCCGCTGCAGTTGATTCATACCTTCTTGATGAACCGCGCCGATGCCTTACGCACCCGTATGGAAAGCGCCGGTCTTACTGTGCTGAACGCCCTCTGGATTAAGGAAAAGTAATTGGAAGCCGTCAATCAAATATCGGTTATCGAAGCGGCGATGGCTATCGTGTTTCGCGGTGGCTGGGTGCTTGCCCCTATATTTATTCTGGGGTGGTTCGGCTGGTTTTTGATGATTGAACGCTACGGTTATTACTTTATGCTGAGAGGCGGAAACATAAACGGCCTCGGCGGATTCTGGCGCACCTTGAAAAAGAACGGCGAAGACGCTGCTTTCAGGAAACTGGAACGCCGTCGCTACGGTTATTTTTACGCGCTCGCTTCGGATGTCCGCAGGTATCGCGATCAGGGCCCTGTTGCGGTTCGCAATGCGATGGAAGAAACGCGCCACCGCATTTCGGTGAGCTTGTCCCGGTCGCTCAGGACGATTTCCACTTGTGCGGCGATTGCCCCGATGCTTGGCCTTTTGGGGACGGTGTCCGGCATGGTGCATACCTTCGAGACGATTCAGCTTTTCGGTTTCGGAAACCCGGTGCTGTTGGCCGACGGCATTTCCGAAGCGCTTCTCACGACGCAGGCGGGGCTCTTGGTGGCATTCCCGCTGATGCTTGCCTACAACTTCTTGTCGAGCCGCGTTGAAAATGTCGAGAAACAGGCGTGGAGCGAAGCCCTTAAGTACGAGTCTTATGTGTTTTCCGCTGATGGAAGTCATCCTGGAGTGAATAATGCAACTGACGTGGCCGGAGAAAGTCATCCTGGAAAGCGCGAAATTGCGTTCGGAACTGAAAGGAGCAACGCAACTGAATCTTCCTTCCAAAGTCATCCTGGAGTGAGTGGAACGAGCGACGGGATCCATAGTGAAAATTCTGAGGTGAAATAATGAGCTTTATTCGTAAACGTTCGCAGGACGCAGGAAAAATAGACGTGTCGCCGATGCTCGACATGGTCTTTATCCTGCTCATCTTCTTTATCGTAACCTCGACTTTTACCCGCGAGACGGGTGTTGACGTGACCAAGCCCAAGGCCAGTTCGGCGAAGGACTTGGCGAAGGAAAGTATCCTGATCGGCGTGACGCGTCAGGGCACGATTCACATCAATGAAACTCAGGTGAATTTGACGACGCTCAACACGGTGCTGCGCCAGATGATGGCCGAAGCGCCTGACCGTCCGGTGATTATCGTGAGTGACCGCGATGCTCCTAACGGAGTCGTGGTGGATATCCTTGATGAATGTAACTTGGCCAAGGTCCGCAAGGTTTCCATCTCGGCAAATAAGGAGGAGTAAGAGGAACTTAGCACGCTCGTTTCACTCGCTTTGAGCGATGAGGTCGCCTTGCAAGCAAGGCTCTGGGCTAAAGATGGTGCCAATGGCGCGATACTGAAAGCTCAAAGGACCGTAGGTCCGTGCTCATACCTCAAAGGGCGATGCCCGACCCCATACCTCGTAGTCTTATGATTGATTTTCTCGCAAAATATTTTCGCTTCCCGCTGGCATTGGTGCTCTCCTTCGTGGTGAGTGCGGTGTTCTTCCTTGCGATTCCGGTCATCAATACGCTTTTCTTCGATAAGGGCGTCAAGACGGAAAAGGAACTGGAATCGGTGACGGAAGTCGAGGTTCTCGTGAGCGAGAAGAAACCCGAGGTCAAGCAGAAGGTGCTGCGTACCATGATGAATCCAAACCCGTTCAAGATTTCGGCGAATATGGGCGTGTCCCGTAGCCAGAATTTCCAAATGGATCTGTCGCTGGCGCGCGGTGCCGCCGGTGATGGCGTGGCCGTAGGGACGGGCTCGATGGAAAATGTCGTTTACGAAGCGGGTGAGGTGGATGAACAGGCGCAGGTGTTGCGTGAAATCCAGCCGAAGTTCCCCGAAAAGGCGAAGCGTATGGGCGTTTCGGGTTATGTGAAGGTCTTGATTGTGATTGATGTGTATGGCGACGTGGCGCAGGCCCAGGTGCTGACGCAGGAGCCGCCCGGATATGGATTTGACAACGAAGCCTTGAAGGCCGTAAGACAGTGGAAGTTCAGCCCGGCGCAGCTGGGCGGTTTCCCCGTGGCGCAGAAAGCCACAAAGGAGTTCCGCTTTGTTAACTAGGGTTCGAGGTACGAGGTGTGAGGTCGCCTTGCTCGCGACCTCATTACTATTATTGATTTTTCTACCTGTATTTTCGTATGCTGCTGAAGATTATTTCTTCAAGGCGAATGAGTTGTACGACCAGGGAAAATATAAGGAAGCGGTGCCGCTGTACCGTGCGGCGATAGACGAAGGCCGCTATGAGCCCTTTGCCTGGTTCAACTTGGGAAACGCCTTGGTGCTGCTTGACCGCAAGCAGGTCGCGATGGTGGCGTACAAGCGCACCGTGGAACTTTTGCCGACGTTTGAAAAGGCCTGGATGCTCCTGGGCGATCTTTATTATTTAGGTGGTGATGTGGGCGAGGCCATAGCGGCTTATAACCGCGCCATCGAACTCGGCGTGGAATCGGACCATGTGCATTTTGCCCTTGCGGAATGTTACCTTAAGGGTCGCGACTGGACGCTTGCGCAGAAGAATTTTGAACGCGCCCTGCAACTGAATCCGGACCGAATGGATGCGTGGTACGGCCTTGCCGAAGTCTACGAAAAACTCGGTGACTATGAGTACGCCATCAAGACGCTTCAGAATGCGCTTCAGATGACGGCTACCGCAGGCGCCGATGTGCACTTTACCATGGCCTACTATTACCGCAGCATGGATTCTACGCGGCAGTCCCTGAACGAGATGGAAAACGGACTCTTGATGGATCCGGAAAATGTTTCTGCCCGCCGCTACCTCGCGCAAATGTATGTGCAGAATAATTCTCCGTGGATGGCTATCTTTACTCTCGAAGAGGGTCTCCGTCACAATAAGGGAAAGGCGGACTTGAACCTAGATTTAGGACAAATTTACTTTACCCAGAAACGCTATGACGAAGCCTTTGATTGCTATATGAGGGCTTGGCTTGCGGGTAATTCGCAGGGGCGTATCGGCGCCGAAAATGTCGGCCACGTCTTCTCGAATGCGGGCGACACAGAAAAGGCTGAAATTCTGTACAAACGAATCCGCGAAAAGAAGTAGCTGCGATATTATATATTCTATATTTGCTTGTATGAAGGATTACAAGAGTTTTGTTCTGTTGTCTGCGCTTTGGGTGCTATCTGCATGTGGCGATACGGCATCTTCAAGTGTCGACGAAAGCTTTAGCCTGAAATCGCCTACAGAAAGTATCGAGGCTCCGATTAAGGATGCGAGGGATAATCGCATTTATTATTCAACCCAAATCGGAACCCAAGTCTGGCTTGAAGAAAACTTGCAGTACCAGGCGGAATCTAGCGGATGCTATGATGATGCGGATTCTAATTGCGTAAGATTTGGCCGTTTGTACACCGGTGGGCTGGAGGGACTCTGTCCCGAAAAGTTCCATATTCCCACTGAAGACGAGTGGAATGAACTGATAGGCTATGTCTCGGTTGTTCGACCGGATCAAGAACCCGCTAAAAGTTTGAAATCTTATTCCTGGTATCCGGGAACAGGTCTTTTCTCGTTTAATCTTCTTGGAGGGGGGTATCGCTGGCTGGATGGTTCTTACCGTAAACTTTATGAAGAATCCTATTTGGCGACATCGCGACCTGGTTGTTATTTACAGTTTTTACCGGGAAAGGACTATGGCTTTGTCTGCGAGGACTCCATTGCGGGGTTCTCGGTGCGTTGCCTGATGGATTCGACCAATGCAAAAGATGTATTGCCTTCTTGCGGGTCGTCGAATAAATATGAAATCGTTCACGAAGGAAATGGCTATTATGTCTGCGACGAGAAGGGCTGGCGCCCTGCTAACAAGGCTGAGTACAGCGCTTACGGCAATAAGTGCGTCAATGGGGTTGTTGTCGAAGGGAAATTTTATCAGGACCACTATTACGATCGGTATATCTGCGATGGTGGCTTATGGAGAGAAGCAACCGAAGTGGAACGCAATACTTACGGAAATGACTGCGTTGCGGGAAGTTCCAAAATTATTCAGGGACTTGTTGAAGATTTTAAGTATTTCGTTTGCACGGATTCCGGATTCCGCAGGACGACGATGTGGGATTTCCCGAAAGCGGATTATTTGAACCCATCTGTGGAGTACGGAACGTTTGTTGATGCCCGCGACCAAAAAAGCTACAAGACGGTTTCTTTGGGCTCGCAGGTATGGATGGCTGAAAACTTGAATTACTCGGATAGCATTAGTTCTCCCAATCTGAAGGGAAACAGCTGGTGCTATGAGGACAATCCGTCGAATTGTGAAAAGGTGGGACGTTACTACACTTTTCTCGCGGCAATGAATTTGGATGCATCTTTTGCGGCAGACAGTGTTGAATATCCACTGATGGAAATCAATCAGGGAATTTGCCCTGACGGGTGGCGAATCCCTTCTGAAGAGGACTGGAATGCTCTCGTAAATTACATTCTACCAACCTATGGAAAGGAGGCTAATGCTTGGTGGACGTCATCGATAACTGGTGATGTCACACCGAATGATTACTATACGTTCCCCTATGCGATGAAGTCGGTTACAGGGTGGAATTTTGATTCATGGACGGAGCCGGCTAATGCGTCTGGTTTTTCATCTATTCCTATGGGACATAGGACTGAAGAAGGATCCTTTGTCGAAGTCGGTGAAAGCGATGGTTTCTGGTTGGCTTCAATCCATAAGTCGCAAACCTTTATCGCGGGGGCTCCGGCGGGAATGGATGTTGCTAGCTTGAAATATGCTCCCATTGCCTCTGATATGAGGTCTTGGGAGCTTAACGGCTGGAACTTTAATTTGAGAACCCGGAAGTCCGGATATCCTATTCGTTGCGTCAAGAATTAGCAAGGTGTCGCGGCTTTGAATCGGTCCGCGACTTACACAGATTGTTTGAGAAAAGAAAAAAGGCACGGAATAATCCGCGCCTTTTCTAATGTTTGTCTTTGCCGAATTACAGCAGGTTCACGATCGTTGCGAACAAGTTGTCTGCCAGCGGGTTCGTTTCGAGGCCTTCGAATACGTTGAACTGGTTGAACATGATCTTGCCCTTGCCGAACGGGTAGAGCTGCAGGTCTGCACCGGTCTTGACTTCGCCTTCTTTCAGCGTGACGGAGCGGGCGAATACGGTTGCTTCGGGGAGTTCGTTCAGCGAGATGCTTGGCATGATGGCCGCCGCATTGTGGTCGAGAACGTGAGCTTCGCCAAAGACCGGGGCGAGTGCGGAACCCTTGGGCAGGTAGTGCAGGCTGAGTTCGTTTGCACCGGTGCTCCAGTGAGATTCAATGTTGCAATCGAACTGGTGACTCTGGTTCAGGTAGTCAATGTCTTCCTGGGTGAGGTCCGAAAGCAGGAGCGTCTTGCCGCCGTTCTTCACGACGTCCACGAGCTTGTCGAGGATTTCGTCGGGCCAAGAACTCAGGTTAGCCGTAAAGATAATCTGTTCGGGGCCGGTGAGGGCGGCGAGGGCGTCGCTCGATTCTTCGCTGTTGTCAAGGAAGCAGACCTTCTTCATGGCGCTCTTGACGTCGGCTTCGGCGATAACGATCAAGTCCTCGTAGGAAGTGTGGATTTCCTTGCCGTCGTTCTTGAGCGTAATCTGCAACTGGTACTTGCCTTCGTTGCGGGGTGCCATGGTCGTGTAGATGCCCATCTGCGTAAGGCTGGTCTTGCCTGCGGCTTCTTCCGGAGAAATCTTGTCGCAGGAAATTTCCTTGCCATTTTCGTCAATCAGTCGGATTTCGACGGATACGTCTTCGTAACGGCTGTTGTTCAGGAGCGTTACCTGGAAGCTGACTTCGCTCTGCGGAGCGACGACGTGTTCAAGTTCACTGACGAGAGCGCGACTCGGGGTCGTGATTTCCTTGATGAAACTGTCGAAGCCCTTGCTCACGCGGTTTTCGTCGCACAGGCCGTAGAAGTCCGTGCCGCAGTCTGCCCACTGGTCCAGGAAGAAACCGGCGATTTGCGGGTTGCTCTGGAAGGCGGTAATCTGGTCGAGCTTGCTCTTCAGCGCGATGCGGTTTGCGTCGGCGATAAAGCTCTTGTAGTCCTTCCAGATAGAAAGGTCGCTTTCGACGAACGTTTCGACAGCTTTGATGAAGGTCTTGATGTTCTTTTGTGCCTTGCCGCTGCGCGGACCTGCGATGTTTGTCGCGTTGGCGGGCAGAAGCGTGTGGTTCTTCAAGGTCACGAGCATCTTGTTGTTGATGTCGCTTGCCACGTTTTCTTCTTCGTCCTGGAAGTGGCTGTCGCCGAGGCCCGTATCGGGAACGGACAGCGGTTCTTCGGCGTCGCGGTCGAAGCTGTGGGCGAGGTAGTGGCTGTAGGCCGCGTTCGGTGTCATGCGCGGGTTCACGCGGAGCGTCGCGTAGGTAGAAATCTTATCGACCGAGACGGGCAGGAGCTTGCCGGTATCCTTGCGGAAGTTGCCTTCGTTGTCGAGGTAGATGCTGTTCAGGTTGCTGATGACCGGACGCGTCATGTCGACGGGGCTGATGGCGTTCAGGAGCTTGTTACCGTTCTGCAACAGGAGCGTGCCGTTTTCGGCGCCCATGACCCAGATGCCGATGCAGGGGTGGTGGTGCTGTTCTTCGACGATGTCGTTGATCAGCTTCTTCACGATTTCGAGACCCTGCGGGGTAGACCTCATGGTGTGGATGGGGAATTCCTGGAAAACAATCAGGCCAATCTTGTCGCAGATGTTGAGTGCTTCTTCGGGAAGCGGTGCGCCGCAGGAACGGATGGCGTTGAAGCCTGCATTCTTGACTGCCAGCAGGTCCTTTTCGAGCTTCGGGTTGTTGAGTGTCCAGAGGCCGCCTTCGCTCCACTGCTGGTTGTAGGAGATGCCCTGGATCTTCAGAATTTGGTCGTTCAGGTAGTAGTCACCCTTGAGGCAGTCGAACTTGCGGAAACCGAAGGTGCGTACGACCGGGAACGCGTATTCGGCGCGCTTGATTTCCTTGCCGTCCTTTTCCTTGCCGGCCTTGATTTCCAGCTGGAATTCGATGGCGTAAAGGTTCGGGTGTTCAAGGCTCCACTGGAACTTGTGACGCTGCTGTTCCTTGACTTCGAACACGAAGCGTTGCGTCATGTTTTCCTTGTCGAGCTTGATGTTGTCCACGAAGTGCTCGTACACGTCGCCGTCGGGATTCTTCATCAGGACGCGGAGTCTGGTCTGGTAGTTGCGCGGGTTGTTGAAGCTGATGTCGCAGGCGATTCGCTGGGTGTCCGCGTCGGGTTCGAGGCGCACGTCAGAAATAAAGGCGGTCGTGCCAAGAATCAGGTCCACGTGACCGAAAATGCCGCCAAACGGGTATTGCTGCCACGGGAGGCCAACCGGCATTTCACTCGGGTGGGCATAGCGGTCGTCGGCGCCGTCTTCGCTTTCGCGGCCGAAGTCGATACGGCCGTTGGTGGTACCCATGTTCGCGACACGGATGCAAAGGATGTTCTCTTCGCCGATTTTCAGGGCTTTCTGCGGTTCAATGATAAAGGGAGTGTAGGCTCCGAAATGAGTTCCGAGGAGCTTGCCGTTAAGCCATACGGTTGCGTGCGTTGCAATTCGTTCAAAACGGAGGAAAATACGCTTGGTGACTTGTTTTTCGTCTTCGATAGTGAAACGCTTGAAATAGAAGGCGCAATCTTGCGACATTAGGAGCTTGTCAAAGGCTTTTTCCCAGATATGTGGAACTTGTACAGTTTCTGTATCCTGGGGATAGGTGGCATACCAACGGTTGGAAATGCCGGCATCTTCAGTGTCCCACTTCATCTGCCAGTCGCCGTCAAGGCTCAAAATCTTGCTCATTCGAGTGTCCTTTATGAAATTTTGGGTGAAAAGATAGAAAAAGTGATTAGTGGTTAGTGGTTAGTGGTTAGAACTTAGAGCTTAGAAAAGCTTGTTTTTGGTGCTTGCCAAAGGGCCAACAAAGTTCTATTAACTAAGTTCTACCAACTATTTTTCCACAATCCCTTTACACCGAGTGGATTTTTTCTATATTTGGGGTCCCAATAGCAACCCAAAAAGGATTACAAAAATGTATTCTATTGTTGAAACAGGTGGTTTCCAGTATAAAGTTGAGCTGGGCAAGGCTTACAAGGTCCCCACGCTCGATGCCGCTGTTGGTTCCGAACTGGAGCTCAAGTCCGTTCTTCTTTTCGCAGGAAAAGAAGTGCAAATCGGCACCCCTGTCCTGAACGACGCCTCCGTGAAGGTTGAAGTGCTTGCCCACGGCAAGTATGACACCGTCATCGTTTACAAGAAGAAGCGTCGTACCCGTTACGAACGTCGTAACGGTCATCGTCAGGGCTATACCGAGGTGCTGGTTACGGAACTTCGCTCCGGCGCAGAATCCGCAAAGGTCGACTCCAAGGTTATCGAACGCAACCGCGCTCGCGTGGCTGCCCTCGCCAAGCAGAAGGTGCAGTCTGTGCCTCTGACTCGCAAGGAAAAGATTGCCCAGGGTCTCCCGAAGCCCGCCAAGGTCAAGAAGAACTCTCTGCGTAAGGCTAAGGAGGTATAATCCATGGCTCATAAGAAAGGTCAAGGTTCAGTACGTAACGGCCGCGACAGTAACGCCAAGTACCTTGGTGTTAAGAAGTATGCGGGCGAAACTGTCAAGGCTGGCAACATCATCGTTCGTCAGCGTGGTTCTCACTTCCACAGTGGCAACAATGTGGGCATGGGCAGGGACTTCACTCTGTTCTCCCTCATCGATGGCAAGGTGAAGTTCGAACGCCTCGATGCAAAGCGTCAGAAGGTTTCTGTCTACCCGGAAGAAAACTAATCGGTTTTGAATCGTTTAGAGCCGACGGTACCACAAGTACCGCCGGTTTTTTGTTTTAGCCCGCTACTGCCTACTGTCTACTGCCTACTGTCTACTTCCTACTACTATTTTTTGCTATTTTATGTGCGTGATGTCAAAGTCCTTGCTGTACTATTTTTCTTTTGTGGCGTTCCTGCTTTCTTTGGCGGGAACCTTCTCTGCGTGTTCCGACGACGACAGTTCAACCGAGTTCCTTTTAAACCGTGAAATTTCGGACTTGTCGGTGATTCGTGAATGTGGCAAGGATGCCGATAGCGGGGCTTATTGTTTTAAGGTGCGTTTCCGTTACCCGATCGATACGGATAAGCTTAAAAAGGTCTATATCTGGGTCGATGACGATGTTGTCGGCGATACGGCAAAGACTGTGAACGAGGACAAGCTTGCGAAGGCGACTACGAGCTTTGAGTATGCGTCCGGTTCGGCAAATTTGTTCGATACGGTGGACGTGACTCCTTATATTCAGGATTATGTGGCGGAACGCTGCAGCCTGCTGGTGGCTTTCTATTGCGAGTATTCGAGCGGTCGTCCGGGTTCTGTCCAGCGAGTCTATCTGCATTTCTGTGACGATATGGATCCATCCTTGCTCGGCAATATCCGCGATTCCGTATGGACGACGGGTGTCCGCTTGAGGTGGTTGCGTCCAACGGACCAAACGGTTTATTACAAGCCGAACGAACTTTCTGGACCGATTCTGGGTTACAATATCGTGTTGCATACCGATGACAAGGACGAAGACCTGCGAAATCTTAAACTCAGGGTAGAAACTCCCGACGGAATCGATTCTACGGGTGGAAGCCTGTTCAAGCGCCATGCAAGATTTTATTCCAACAACGATTCGGTTTGGGTAGATACGGTTGCCCATAGCGCCGATTCCAAGAAGAATGAACTGCGTATCGCTATCTTTGACGGTAAGGGTTACAATGTCGATAATTCGGATTCCAACGAATTCCGCCTGATTATCGAGGGACTCCGCTCCGAAAGCGAGTATTCGGTAGGGTACAGTTCCTGGGACACCAGCGGAAACTATTCGGGAACCGACGGTAACGCTGCCGCATACGAACTTATCTCGACGACGGATTCGGTGGCCCCGCTATTGGCAACGAAGCTTTATACAATCGAAGATACTCTGTATCCGGGAATGGCGCGTCTCGACAGCAACAACCATTTGCGAATTTTCTGGAATAGGAGCATTGACCCCTATACAAAGCACCATGGCGTCGTGGTGGATTCCGTCTTGTTCATTCCGGATTCCTGCCTGTATTCGCTTTGCTACGATACCGTGAAGACCTATATGGTCGAGTATTGGGACCGCATTGAAAAACAGTGGGTTGCCTACAGCAAAAAACTTGATGAGTCTGGCCGGTATGGCACCCATTATGGCGTTTCCGCCGATACGTTTGCCGTGTCTACGGTTGGGACTTTCGTAGCGGATACGATCCGCTGGGTGGCGCCTGGCGACACGCTGATCTTGCGAATCCGTTCTGTCGACAAGTCTGGCTATTTTTCGGCGGCCTTGATTGATACTGTTTATGTTTCGCCGGGGGCACTGGCGAAAGAACTGGAATGCCCCGAAGGATTTGTCGCGGTACAGGCTTCAGATTCGCTGAAGTTCTGCATGGAACGCACGGAGCACCGAAACGATTCGGGTGAGTTCGTGACAAATGTTTTGCATTCCGAGGCGCTTGCGGCTTGCGAGGCGGTCTCGGCGAGCGGCTTTAAGGTGAGCCTTTGCAATGAACGCGACTGGGAACTAGTCTGCCTTTCGGGCGGAACGCTCGCTTACGGTGTCGTCCAGGATACCCTG
The Fibrobacter sp. UWH4 DNA segment above includes these coding regions:
- a CDS encoding MotA/TolQ/ExbB proton channel family protein — protein: MAIVFRGGWVLAPIFILGWFGWFLMIERYGYYFMLRGGNINGLGGFWRTLKKNGEDAAFRKLERRRYGYFYALASDVRRYRDQGPVAVRNAMEETRHRISVSLSRSLRTISTCAAIAPMLGLLGTVSGMVHTFETIQLFGFGNPVLLADGISEALLTTQAGLLVAFPLMLAYNFLSSRVENVEKQAWSEALKYESYVFSADGSHPGVNNATDVAGESHPGKREIAFGTERSNATESSFQSHPGVSGTSDGIHSENSEVK
- the rpmA gene encoding 50S ribosomal protein L27, coding for MAHKKGQGSVRNGRDSNAKYLGVKKYAGETVKAGNIIVRQRGSHFHSGNNVGMGRDFTLFSLIDGKVKFERLDAKRQKVSVYPEEN
- a CDS encoding lipopolysaccharide assembly protein LapB, giving the protein MIFLPVFSYAAEDYFFKANELYDQGKYKEAVPLYRAAIDEGRYEPFAWFNLGNALVLLDRKQVAMVAYKRTVELLPTFEKAWMLLGDLYYLGGDVGEAIAAYNRAIELGVESDHVHFALAECYLKGRDWTLAQKNFERALQLNPDRMDAWYGLAEVYEKLGDYEYAIKTLQNALQMTATAGADVHFTMAYYYRSMDSTRQSLNEMENGLLMDPENVSARRYLAQMYVQNNSPWMAIFTLEEGLRHNKGKADLNLDLGQIYFTQKRYDEAFDCYMRAWLAGNSQGRIGAENVGHVFSNAGDTEKAEILYKRIREKK
- a CDS encoding glycoside hydrolase family 2 protein, with translation MSKILSLDGDWQMKWDTEDAGISNRWYATYPQDTETVQVPHIWEKAFDKLLMSQDCAFYFKRFTIEDEKQVTKRIFLRFERIATHATVWLNGKLLGTHFGAYTPFIIEPQKALKIGEENILCIRVANMGTTNGRIDFGRESEDGADDRYAHPSEMPVGLPWQQYPFGGIFGHVDLILGTTAFISDVRLEPDADTQRIACDISFNNPRNYQTRLRVLMKNPDGDVYEHFVDNIKLDKENMTQRFVFEVKEQQRHKFQWSLEHPNLYAIEFQLEIKAGKEKDGKEIKRAEYAFPVVRTFGFRKFDCLKGDYYLNDQILKIQGISYNQQWSEGGLWTLNNPKLEKDLLAVKNAGFNAIRSCGAPLPEEALNICDKIGLIVFQEFPIHTMRSTPQGLEIVKKLINDIVEEQHHHPCIGIWVMGAENGTLLLQNGNKLLNAISPVDMTRPVISNLNSIYLDNEGNFRKDTGKLLPVSVDKISTYATLRVNPRMTPNAAYSHYLAHSFDRDAEEPLSVPDTGLGDSHFQDEEENVASDINNKMLVTLKNHTLLPANATNIAGPRSGKAQKNIKTFIKAVETFVESDLSIWKDYKSFIADANRIALKSKLDQITAFQSNPQIAGFFLDQWADCGTDFYGLCDENRVSKGFDSFIKEITTPSRALVSELEHVVAPQSEVSFQVTLLNNSRYEDVSVEIRLIDENGKEISCDKISPEEAAGKTSLTQMGIYTTMAPRNEGKYQLQITLKNDGKEIHTSYEDLIVIAEADVKSAMKKVCFLDNSEESSDALAALTGPEQIIFTANLSSWPDEILDKLVDVVKNGGKTLLLSDLTQEDIDYLNQSHQFDCNIESHWSTGANELSLHYLPKGSALAPVFGEAHVLDHNAAAIMPSISLNELPEATVFARSVTLKEGEVKTGADLQLYPFGKGKIMFNQFNVFEGLETNPLADNLFATIVNLL
- a CDS encoding biopolymer transporter ExbD, which produces MSFIRKRSQDAGKIDVSPMLDMVFILLIFFIVTSTFTRETGVDVTKPKASSAKDLAKESILIGVTRQGTIHINETQVNLTTLNTVLRQMMAEAPDRPVIIVSDRDAPNGVVVDILDECNLAKVRKVSISANKEE
- the rplU gene encoding 50S ribosomal protein L21; protein product: MYSIVETGGFQYKVELGKAYKVPTLDAAVGSELELKSVLLFAGKEVQIGTPVLNDASVKVEVLAHGKYDTVIVYKKKRRTRYERRNGHRQGYTEVLVTELRSGAESAKVDSKVIERNRARVAALAKQKVQSVPLTRKEKIAQGLPKPAKVKKNSLRKAKEV
- a CDS encoding FISUMP domain-containing protein translates to MKDYKSFVLLSALWVLSACGDTASSSVDESFSLKSPTESIEAPIKDARDNRIYYSTQIGTQVWLEENLQYQAESSGCYDDADSNCVRFGRLYTGGLEGLCPEKFHIPTEDEWNELIGYVSVVRPDQEPAKSLKSYSWYPGTGLFSFNLLGGGYRWLDGSYRKLYEESYLATSRPGCYLQFLPGKDYGFVCEDSIAGFSVRCLMDSTNAKDVLPSCGSSNKYEIVHEGNGYYVCDEKGWRPANKAEYSAYGNKCVNGVVVEGKFYQDHYYDRYICDGGLWREATEVERNTYGNDCVAGSSKIIQGLVEDFKYFVCTDSGFRRTTMWDFPKADYLNPSVEYGTFVDARDQKSYKTVSLGSQVWMAENLNYSDSISSPNLKGNSWCYEDNPSNCEKVGRYYTFLAAMNLDASFAADSVEYPLMEINQGICPDGWRIPSEEDWNALVNYILPTYGKEANAWWTSSITGDVTPNDYYTFPYAMKSVTGWNFDSWTEPANASGFSSIPMGHRTEEGSFVEVGESDGFWLASIHKSQTFIAGAPAGMDVASLKYAPIASDMRSWELNGWNFNLRTRKSGYPIRCVKN
- a CDS encoding energy transducer TonB is translated as MIDFLAKYFRFPLALVLSFVVSAVFFLAIPVINTLFFDKGVKTEKELESVTEVEVLVSEKKPEVKQKVLRTMMNPNPFKISANMGVSRSQNFQMDLSLARGAAGDGVAVGTGSMENVVYEAGEVDEQAQVLREIQPKFPEKAKRMGVSGYVKVLIVIDVYGDVAQAQVLTQEPPGYGFDNEALKAVRQWKFSPAQLGGFPVAQKATKEFRFVN